A region of the Verrucomicrobiota bacterium genome:
CGGGAGCGAGGCGAATGAAGGGAGTGGCAGAGGAGTTGTTTGCGCTGAGGGATTTGAGGTTAAAGGTGGTGCGAGTGCCGGAACGGGATGAAGGTGGGTGAGGGGGCAGGAGATTTGGGAATTTCGAGTTTCGAATTGCGATTCAGAGGCGAAGTCAGATCGATGTGCGACGTCCGATCCCGAGAGGGCTTTGGATTCCCGGTTCGGGCTTGGTTCAGTCGATTGAGTTCAAGAAAATCAGGACGGTAATGATGACGACGACCAAGACCCGCGACGGGCTCAATCGGCTGAGCAGTATCCAGTCCTTGCCCACCGCTTCGCCCGCCATCGCATCGACCTACACCTATCACAGCGCCAAGAACGGTTCCGTGCGGCATGGCTGCGGCTGGTCCCATCGGACCCGGCGGTGGGGTCCGGTGGCCCCTGGTTGATTCTCCTCTCGCATGTGACCGGCCTTTTCTGTAATCAGTGCCGCGAACCGCGCGACATGAAATTATTGCAATTGTTGGGAAGTCTTTTTTGGCAGACGAAGGCCAAGCTTCGTTCGGGCAGCATGACCGAGGAAAGGCGGCGTCAAGTCATCGATGATTTTCATCAATTGTATTACGATCTAGGAGCGGCCGGGCGGACTTGGACGAACACGCGCTGGATGGGAACCCTGGTGGCGAAATGTCCGTTTGACCTATGGGTTTACCAGGAGATTTTGCATGAGTTGCGGCCGGACTTGATTATTGAAACCGGAACGGCCACCGGGGGGAGCGCGCTGTTCATGGCGGCCTTATGCGACCTGCTGGGCCGGGGCCGGATTGTGACGGTGGACATTGCGGCGCAGGAGCGTCTGGCGCATCCCCGTGTGCGTTACGTGACGGGTTCCTCGATCGGTTCCGAGTTCGTGTCGATTGTGGAGGCAGAGGCCCGGCAGGCGAAGACGGTGTTGGTGGTCCTGGATTCGGATCACAGCCGAGCGCATGTGTTGGAGGAATTGCGGATCTTCCAGAAGTTCGTGACGCCGGGAAGTTACATGATCGTGGAGGATTCGAATGTTTAC
Encoded here:
- a CDS encoding cephalosporin hydroxylase, with protein sequence MTEERRRQVIDDFHQLYYDLGAAGRTWTNTRWMGTLVAKCPFDLWVYQEILHELRPDLIIETGTATGGSALFMAALCDLLGRGRIVTVDIAAQERLAHPRVRYVTGSSIGSEFVSIVEAEARQAKTVLVVLDSDHSRAHVLEELRIFQKFVTPGSYMIVEDSNVYGHPVFREHGPGPYEAVAEFLKETRDFEVDLEREKFMVTFNPNGYLRRKSAGANGRGER